Part of the Aquimarina sp. TRL1 genome, GAGAGTATGTCAGGTTATTGTCTCTCTTGAATTTTGTAATGATCGCATCTTTTAATTCTGCATATCCATCTACAGGAGTGTATGAATTATAATTATCATTAACAGCCTGGATGGCTGCATCTTTGATAAAATCAGGTGTATTGAAGTCAGGTTCCCCTAGACTTAGACCGATAATATCTTTTCCTTCAGCTCTCAGTTCTCTAGCTTTTGCAGCCATTGCTAATGTAGCAGAAGCTTCAAGCTTGTTAATTCTGTCTGATAATTGCACGTTCGTTGTTTTTGTAATTGAAGCCATTTTGGTATTATGATTGTATTGCAGGTTTCATTCCCATTTCTTTTAGATGTTTGAAATGTGCAATGATTGCCTTGCGAGTGGTTTTATATTCGTTATAGGGTAAATTAAATTCTAAAGCAGTTTGTTTAACTATTTTGGAAATTTTTGAGTAGTGAATATGACTAATATTCGGAAAAATATGATGCTCAACCTGATGGTTAAGTCCCCCGGTATACCAGTTGATCAATTTGTTTTTTGTAGAAAAATTGACAGTAGTGAATAGCTGGTGAATAGCCCAGGTGTTTTTCATGTTTCCATTTTCATCTGGTTTAGGCATTTCAGTATCTTCTACAATATGAGCTAATTGAAAAATAACACTTAGGATCAGTCCTGCTACATAATGCATGACAAAGAATCCTAGTAGTATTTTCCACCAGGCTATAGAAAGAATAAGCATGGGGATTACAATCCAAATCATTAAATAAATGATTTTGGTGATTACAACCGTGCTCCATTGTTTTAGTGGGCTGGGAAGCTTTCCATAAGCAAGCTTTCTGGCTAAGTATCTCTTTGTTTGTTTAAAATCAGTAGCGATAGCCCAGTTAAAAGTGAGAAGTCCGTATAAAAATATGGAATAATAATGTTGAAACTTGTGAAACCTTTTCCACTCGGCATGTTTTGTAAACCGAATAATTCTTCCGGCATCCATATCCTCATCATGCCCATGAATATTCGTATAAGTATGGTGCAGAACATTGTGCTGTACTTGCCAGTTATATACATTTCCTGCAAGAATATACATGCTTCCTCCCATTATTTTATTAATCCATTTTTTAGAAGAATAAGATCCGTGATTTCCGTCATGCATTACGTTCATCCCTACACCTGCCATTCCAATTCCCATCACAACAGTGAGAAGCAACATCCACCATTGAGAGATGTCGAGAGTGAGAATTAAAAAATAAGGGGTTAAGAATAAAGAAAACATAATTACTGTTTTGATGTGTAATTGTAGGTTTCCTGTTCTCTTAATGTTGTTCTCCTTAAAATATTGGTTGACACGTTTATTGAGCGTCCTGAAAAATTTTGTGGAATCTCTTTTGTTGAATCTTATATTTGGTGCCGTCATGAGCATTTGGGTTTATGACGTATTGTTATTTTGTCAAGTTTATATTAGACAAAGTTAGGTATTTATATTTTTTTGAAGTTCTTTAAGTTGAATAAATATCTACGGGAAATCCTTTAAAGAATATTTTTATAGATAGGATTTTGTGTAAAAATCAAAATGAAGGCTAAATTAATATGAGAAATGTAATTGTGAACTTTTAATAACTTGTATTTTTGCGGCATAATTAAAAACGGGAAAAATGTAGTTTGTGGCTTCTTTTTTCTGCGTAATGTGATCCAAATACAATGAAAGAGGTTTTAAAATATTTCCCAGATTTAAATGAAGAGCAACTTGCAAAGTTTGAGAAGTTAGGTGAGGTATATAGAGAGTGGAATGCAAAAATTAATGTGGTTTCCAGAAAGGATATAGACGCGTTATATGAACGTCATGTGTTGCATTCTTTGGGGATTGCCAAAGTGCAGAAGTTTGCTAAAGGAGCGATGGTGTTGGATGTAGGAACAGGAGGAGGGTTTCCAGGAATCCCATTGGCTATCTTATTTCCTGAGACAGATTTTTATTTGGTAGATGTGATTGCGAAAAAAATCAAAGTAGTTAATGAAGTTGTAAAAGCTTTGGAGATTGATAATGTTACAGCTGAACAACGAAGAGCGGGAACTTTTGAAGATCGTTTTGATTTTATCGTGAGTAGAGCAGTGACAAAAATGCCTGATTTTTATCAATGGGTTCGGAAAAATATATTGAAAAAAAGCACCCATGAATTACCCAATGGAATTCTTTATCTCAAAGGAGGAGATTTAAGAGAGGAGTTGCAGAAGTTTCCAAAAGCAACAGAGTATAGCTTGTCTGATTATTTTGAAGAAGCTTTTTTTGAAACAAAAAAAGTAGTACACCTTCCTATAAAATACAAATTATAGAAAAGGATTATTCGTTGATGTTATAACGCATACAGACTAAATGTTGCTTAAAACCTGCTTTTTCGTAGGCTTTTATTGCGCTGGGGTTTTGATGGTATACTTCTAGTTGGACTTCTTCTATTTCTCTTGTTTTTAACCAGTCAATTAGTGAGGTGATTACTTTTTTTGCAATCCCTTTGCCTCTGTGGTTTTCATCGACAAACATAAAGCCTATATAGCCTAATCTGTCTTGAATATAGATGCCTTTTCTAGGGCGGATTTGGGCATAGCCGCTACCAACTACTTGTTGATCGATTTCAGCAACAATAACTTCAGTGTCTTTTGCAGAAATGTATGACTCGATATCATAGTAGCTTATTCTTTCTGTTTTTTTTAAAGTGTTATCCATGGGTCTCTCTATTTCGATTAATCGTTGTTCGAAATCAAGTAAAACAGGAAGATCGTCGATATGGGCGGGTCTGATAGTGATCATGTAGTACGAAAAATGATGTTAGGAGAGTAAATATAAATGAAATTATCGATAAGAAAATGTTAAAAAAAACGCGCTACAGAGAACTACTGTAGCGCGTTTTTGACGAATGTATTAATGTTTTATTCTCCTAAGAAAGGGTATCTGTAGTCTGCAGGAGATACAAAAGTTTCTTTGATGGTTCTTGGAGAAACCCAACGAAGTAGGTTAAGGTAAGAACCTGCTTTGTCATTTGTACCTGATGCTCTGGCACCACCAAAAGGCTGTTGTCCTACAACCGCTCCTGTTGGTTTGTCGTTGATATAGAAGTTTCCTGCTGAGTTTTGCAACGCTTTGGTAGCTTCAGCAGCAGCGTAGCGATCTGTTGAGAAAATAGCGCCTGTTAATGCGTATTCGCTAGTTTGATCAACTAATTCTAATGTTTGGCTCCATTCGCTATCCTCATAAACATAGATGGTAATAACAGGTCCAAACAATTCAGTGCACATAGTCGTGTATTTAGGATCTTTGGTTAAGATAACAGTCGGCTCTATAAAGTATCCTTTTGATTTGTCGTATCCACCTCCTATAATCACTTCTGCATTTTCGTCTTTTTTAGCCTGGTCTATATAGGAAGCTAATTTGTCGAAAGATCCTTCGTGGATTACAGCGGTGATAAAGTTACTCATGTCCTCTGGAGATCCCATTTTGAAAGAAGCAATATCCTCTTTAAGGAATTTTTCTACATCGCTCCAAAGACTTTTTGGGATGTAGGCTCTTGATGCAGCACTACATTTTTGTCCTTGGTATTCAAAAGCACCACGGCTGATACCAGTAGCTACTTGTTTAGCGTTAGCACTTGGATGAGCAATTATAAAATCTTTTCCTCCTGTTTCTCCAACAATTCTAGGGTATGTTTTATAGTGGTGGATGTTTGTTCCGATTTTTGCCCAGATGTCTTTAAATACATGTGAACTACCGGTAAAGTGGATTCCGGCAAAATCAGGACTGGCTAATACAGTGTCAGTAATCATAACCGGATCTCCGTATACAACATTGATTACACCATCAGGAATTCCTGCTTCCTTGAAAATTTCAACAATTACCTGAGCAGAAAATATCTGACTGTCACTAGGTTTCCATACAACTGTATTTCCCATTAAGGCAGCACTGGCAGGTAGGTTTCCGGAAATAGCTGTAAAGTTAAAAGGAGTGATAGCGTATACAAAACCTTCTAATGGTCGGTATTCAATTCTGTTCCATGCTCCGGATGTTGATTCTGGTTGATCCTCATAAATTTTGGTCATGAATTCAACATTGAAGCGTAAGAAGTCTATAAACTCACAAGCAGCATCAATTTCGGCTTGAAAAATATTTTTTGATTGTGCTAACATAGTAGCGGCATTGATTTTAGCTCTGTAAGGTCCTGCTATTAATTCAGCAGCACGTAAGAAAACAGCGGCACGCTGTTCCCATGCTAAATTAGCCCATTCCTCTCTTGCCTGGATTGCTGTATCTATAGCTTCCTGAATGTGTTTTTTTTCAGCTTTGTGGTAGGTTCCTAATATGTGTTGATGATCATGAGGAGGCGCCATGGTTCCTGTGTCTCCTGTTCTAATCTCTTTTCCGTTAATGTATAAAGGGACATCTACACTAGCATTATATAATTCTTTATAAGCAGCTAAAACTTCTTCTCTTTCTGGGGTTCCTGGAGCATATGATTTAATAGGCTCGTTAATTGCAGTTGGAACTTGAAAAACGCCTTTTCCCATAATGCGATACGTTTATTTTTGTGAGTTATTAAATTTTGATGGCAAAGATAGGGAATTATGTAGGCTTAAGGGCTTTTAATGTGTCATAAACATGTAGTTTTTATTTTTTTTGTAAGTTGTATATCGTTTAACCGACCCAAGTTATCTATGTGTACTGTAACTTTTATACCTACAGGTGGGGATAATTTTATTCTTACCTCCAATAGAGATGAAGCAATAGAAAGGAAAACGCTTCCTCCGGATTTTTACAAAATTAATAAGACTAAAATGCTCTTTCCTAAAGATGCTGTAGCCGGGGGGACCTGGATAGGAGTGAGTGATAAAAATACAATGATATGCTTGTTGAATGGAGGTTTTGAAAAACACCTTCGATTGACTAATTATGTGAAGAGTCGTGGGGTGGTGGTAAAAGATTTGCTGGAAGCAGTTGATGTAAAAAAAACAATTGAATCTTATGAGCTTTCGGGAGTAGAACCTTTTACAATTATAGCTGTTAACTGGTCTTCGGATTTACTGGCGCTGGAGTTGGTTTGGGATGGAAGTAAAAAATATATAAGAAACCTGGGACATAAAACCTATATCTGGTCCTCGTCTACATTGTATACTAAAGAAGTTAAAGAAAAAAGAATAGACTGGTTTCGGGAATTTGAAGAGAAAAATGAATTGACAAAAGAAAATATGTTGTCATTTCATAAAAGTAGAGGGAATGTTAAAGATGGAGTGAACCTCTGGATTGATAGAGGACAGCTAAAAACAAGAAGTATTACTCAGGTCTTTAAAAATGATGAAGTAGTGTCTATGCGATATGAGGATTTGTTGGAAAATGAAGTGAATTCGGTAATTTTTGAAAGCGTAATTGTGTGAAGTATACAGGTAAAATAATTTCATTGGCTTTTCCTGATACTTTTGTGAAACTTTCTGATGAGACTTTTGTGAAGTTTTTATCATATGTAGGGATTGGGACTTCTCAATATATAAAAGCGGGTCATGCGGCTTTCGTATTAATTGATAACCAGACAGGGAGAGCAGAATACTTTGATTTTGGGAGGTA contains:
- a CDS encoding acyl-CoA desaturase, which codes for MTAPNIRFNKRDSTKFFRTLNKRVNQYFKENNIKRTGNLQLHIKTVIMFSLFLTPYFLILTLDISQWWMLLLTVVMGIGMAGVGMNVMHDGNHGSYSSKKWINKIMGGSMYILAGNVYNWQVQHNVLHHTYTNIHGHDEDMDAGRIIRFTKHAEWKRFHKFQHYYSIFLYGLLTFNWAIATDFKQTKRYLARKLAYGKLPSPLKQWSTVVITKIIYLMIWIVIPMLILSIAWWKILLGFFVMHYVAGLILSVIFQLAHIVEDTEMPKPDENGNMKNTWAIHQLFTTVNFSTKNKLINWYTGGLNHQVEHHIFPNISHIHYSKISKIVKQTALEFNLPYNEYKTTRKAIIAHFKHLKEMGMKPAIQS
- the rsmG gene encoding 16S rRNA (guanine(527)-N(7))-methyltransferase RsmG; the encoded protein is MKEVLKYFPDLNEEQLAKFEKLGEVYREWNAKINVVSRKDIDALYERHVLHSLGIAKVQKFAKGAMVLDVGTGGGFPGIPLAILFPETDFYLVDVIAKKIKVVNEVVKALEIDNVTAEQRRAGTFEDRFDFIVSRAVTKMPDFYQWVRKNILKKSTHELPNGILYLKGGDLREELQKFPKATEYSLSDYFEEAFFETKKVVHLPIKYKL
- a CDS encoding GNAT family N-acetyltransferase — translated: MITIRPAHIDDLPVLLDFEQRLIEIERPMDNTLKKTERISYYDIESYISAKDTEVIVAEIDQQVVGSGYAQIRPRKGIYIQDRLGYIGFMFVDENHRGKGIAKKVITSLIDWLKTREIEEVQLEVYHQNPSAIKAYEKAGFKQHLVCMRYNINE
- the pruA gene encoding L-glutamate gamma-semialdehyde dehydrogenase, whose product is MGKGVFQVPTAINEPIKSYAPGTPEREEVLAAYKELYNASVDVPLYINGKEIRTGDTGTMAPPHDHQHILGTYHKAEKKHIQEAIDTAIQAREEWANLAWEQRAAVFLRAAELIAGPYRAKINAATMLAQSKNIFQAEIDAACEFIDFLRFNVEFMTKIYEDQPESTSGAWNRIEYRPLEGFVYAITPFNFTAISGNLPASAALMGNTVVWKPSDSQIFSAQVIVEIFKEAGIPDGVINVVYGDPVMITDTVLASPDFAGIHFTGSSHVFKDIWAKIGTNIHHYKTYPRIVGETGGKDFIIAHPSANAKQVATGISRGAFEYQGQKCSAASRAYIPKSLWSDVEKFLKEDIASFKMGSPEDMSNFITAVIHEGSFDKLASYIDQAKKDENAEVIIGGGYDKSKGYFIEPTVILTKDPKYTTMCTELFGPVITIYVYEDSEWSQTLELVDQTSEYALTGAIFSTDRYAAAEATKALQNSAGNFYINDKPTGAVVGQQPFGGARASGTNDKAGSYLNLLRWVSPRTIKETFVSPADYRYPFLGE
- a CDS encoding NRDE family protein: MCTVTFIPTGGDNFILTSNRDEAIERKTLPPDFYKINKTKMLFPKDAVAGGTWIGVSDKNTMICLLNGGFEKHLRLTNYVKSRGVVVKDLLEAVDVKKTIESYELSGVEPFTIIAVNWSSDLLALELVWDGSKKYIRNLGHKTYIWSSSTLYTKEVKEKRIDWFREFEEKNELTKENMLSFHKSRGNVKDGVNLWIDRGQLKTRSITQVFKNDEVVSMRYEDLLENEVNSVIFESVIV